A single region of the Sorghum bicolor cultivar BTx623 chromosome 7, Sorghum_bicolor_NCBIv3, whole genome shotgun sequence genome encodes:
- the LOC8058035 gene encoding probable L-ascorbate peroxidase 4, with the protein MAAPVVDAEYLRQVDRARRHLRALISNKGCAPIMLRLAWHDAGTYDVKTKTGGANGSIRYEEEYTHGSNAGLKIAIDLLEPIKAKNPKITYADLYQLAGVVAVEVTGGPTVEFIPGRRDSSVCPREGRLPDAKKGAPHLRDIFYRMGLSDKDIVALSGGHTLGRAHPDRSGFEGAWTKEPLKFDNSYFLELLIEESEGLLKLPTDKALLSDPEFRRYVDLYAKDEDAFFKDYAESHKKLSELGFTPRSTASAKSDLPTGAVLAQSAFGVAVAAAVVIAGYLYEASKKAK; encoded by the exons ATGGCGGCTCCCGTGGTCGACGCCGAGTACCTGCGCCAGGTCGACAGGGCGCGCCGCCACCTCCGCGCCCTCATCTCCAACAAGGGATGCGCCCCGATCATGCTCCGCCTCGC ATGGCATGATGCTGGAACTTATGACGTGAAGACAAAGACCGGTGGTGCAAATGGTTCGATTAGATATGAGGAAGAGTACACCCATGGCTCAAATGCTGGTTTAAAGATTGCCATCGATCTCCTTG AGCCTATCAAAGCAAAGAATCCCAAGATAACATATGCAGACCTTTATCAG CTTGCTGGAGTGGTTGCAGTTGAAGTGACTGGGGGACCAACTGTTGAGTTTATTCCTGGGAGACGT GATTCGTCAGTGTGCCCCCGTGAAGGGCGTCTGCCAGATGCTAAGAAAG GTGCACCACATCTGAGGGACATCTTTTATCGGATGGGCTTATCGGACAAAGATATTGTAGCTCTATCAGGGGGCCATACTCTG GGAAGGGCTCATCCTGACAGGTCTGGATTCGAAGGTGCCTGGACAAAGGAGCCTCTTAAGTTTGATAACTCATACTTTCT TGAGCTGTTGATTGAGGAATCTGAGGGGCTTTTAAAGCTCCCAACTGATAAGGCACTGTTATCAGATCCTGAGTTTAGGCGCTATGTGGACCTTTATGCAAAG GATGAAGATGCCTTCTTCAAGGACTACGCTGAATCACACAAGAAACTCTCTGAGCTTGGCTTCACGCCTCGCAGCACAGCATCAGCCAAATCAGACCTTCCAACCGGTGCTGTACTTGCACAGAGCGCCTTTGGGGTAGCGGTTGCTGCAGCCGTAGTCATCGCTGGCTACTTGTACGAGGCTTCCAAGAAGGCCAAGTAG
- the LOC8057846 gene encoding myb-related protein Zm38, translated as MGRSPCCEKAHTNKGAWTKEEDDRLVAYIRAHGEGCWRSLPKAAGLMRCGKSCRLRWINYLRPDLKRGNFTADEDDLIIKLHSLLGNKWSLIAARLPGRTDNEIKNYWNTHIRRKLLGRGIDPVTHRPIADAGAGTVTTISFQPNKPNAAVAAQAPQHQPIKAVATAVVKVPRCPDLNLDLCISPPCQQKEDEELDLKPAVVVKREVLQAGHGGSLCFGCSLGIQKGAPGCSCSSSNSHHRFLGLRSGMLDFRGLEMK; from the exons ATGGGGCGGTCGCCGTGCTGCGAGAAGGCGCACACGAACAAGGGCGCGTGGACCAAGGAGGAGGACGACCGCCTGGTGGCGTACATCCGCGCGCACGGCGAAGGGTGCTGGCGGTCGCTGCCCAAGGCGGCCGGACTGATGCGCTGCGGCAAGAGCTGCCGCCTCCGCTGGATCAACTACCTCCGCCCCGACCTCAAGCGCGGCAACTTCACCGCCGACGAGGACGACCTCATCATCAAGCTGCACAGCCTCCTCGGCAACAA GTGGTCGCTCATCGCCGCGCGGCTCCCGGGGCGGACGGACAACGAGATCAAGAACTACTGGAACACGCACATCCGGCGGAAGCTGCTTGGCAGGGGCATCGACCCCGTCACGCACCGCCCCATCGCCGACGCCGGCGCCGGCACCGTCACCACCATCTCGTTCCAGCCCAACAAACCCAACGCCGCCGTCGCAGCGCAGGCGCCACAACATCAGCCGATCAAGGCGGTGGCGACGGCCGTCGTTAAGGTGCCCAGGTGCCCCGACCTCAACCTCGATCTCTGCATCAGCCCGCCGTGCCAACAGAAGGAAGACGAGGAGCTGGACCTCAAGCCCGCCGTCGTCGTCAAGCGGGAGGTGCTGCaggccggccatggcggcagCCTCTGCTTCGGCTGCAGCCTGGGCATCCAAAAAGGAGCCCCCGGgtgcagctgcagcagcagcaacagccacCACCGCTTCTTGGGGCTCCGGTCCGGCATGCTCGACTTCAGAGGCCTCGAGATGAAGTGA